In Candidatus Poribacteria bacterium, a single genomic region encodes these proteins:
- the dprA gene encoding DNA-processing protein DprA produces the protein MTDPKKKTPLEYWLALASVEGLGSVRIRRLIARFGSAQAIFEAELPEIARLPSFNPVLASRILTVSGNFPTFRERLDTLENQNVRVMCLEDPAYPPQLKNLPDAPGILCSTGALTEINDQCVSIVGSQNPSMEGMELTLSLATQLVLAGFTVVSGLASGIDTYAHSGALAGMGKTIGVIATDISAVYPRRNNPLAMEICEHGCLFSEHPFPTAPSPANLVQRNRIISGLSIATIVIETRKTGGAMHTARYAQRQDRSVLTCRWDTQHPQRDGPQELIKTGALPFAPTEIEKVIDILTHPERLETYASSAASEQIGLFEN, from the coding sequence ATGACAGATCCAAAAAAGAAGACACCTCTTGAGTATTGGCTGGCGCTCGCCTCGGTTGAAGGTCTCGGTAGCGTCCGGATCAGACGGTTGATCGCACGCTTCGGCAGCGCACAGGCAATTTTTGAAGCGGAACTCCCTGAAATCGCACGACTGCCGTCCTTCAACCCAGTGCTCGCGTCGCGGATACTTACGGTATCCGGCAACTTTCCGACATTCCGTGAGAGACTTGACACACTCGAAAACCAGAACGTGAGGGTGATGTGTCTTGAAGATCCAGCCTACCCACCGCAACTGAAAAACCTTCCTGATGCCCCCGGCATCCTTTGCAGCACCGGCGCGTTGACCGAAATCAATGATCAATGCGTTTCAATTGTCGGGAGCCAAAATCCGAGCATGGAAGGGATGGAGTTGACACTCTCGCTCGCAACGCAGCTTGTGCTCGCCGGATTTACCGTCGTTAGTGGGCTTGCCTCCGGCATTGATACGTATGCACACTCCGGCGCGCTCGCCGGTATGGGCAAAACGATTGGGGTCATCGCCACAGATATTTCCGCCGTCTATCCGAGACGAAACAACCCTCTCGCTATGGAAATCTGTGAGCACGGGTGTCTATTTTCGGAGCATCCCTTCCCGACAGCACCATCGCCCGCGAATCTCGTACAGAGAAATCGTATTATTAGTGGGCTTTCTATAGCAACGATTGTGATTGAGACTCGAAAAACGGGTGGTGCAATGCATACGGCACGGTATGCCCAGCGTCAGGACAGATCCGTCCTCACCTGTCGATGGGACACGCAGCACCCGCAGCGCGACGGTCCCCAAGAGTTGATAAAGACTGGCGCGCTTCCCTTCGCACCAACAGAAATCGAAAAAGTCATTGATATACTGACGCATCCAGAACGCCTTGAAACTTATGCAAGTAGTGCAGCAAGCGAGCAGATAGGATTGTTTGAAAATTAG
- a CDS encoding RRXRR domain-containing protein: MFVPVVDKHQNPLMPTKPSRARKWIQDKKATPFWNQGVFCVRLNVDPSDRYFQEIAVGIDPGSKKEGFTVKSEAHTYFNVQADAHNKVGKKIEKRRILRRGRRSRKCPNRKQKKHNLSNRNRIPAGTRARWDWKLRILDWLSILYPITHVCVEDIKARTKQYQKKWNQSFSPLEVGKQWFYTEIQKRWKLLTVQGFETKEIRDRLGLKKSSKKLTETFDAHCVDSWCLAYHTVGGSEIPDTTNIFCIAPIPIRRRELHRQNPQKGGKRPRYGGTVLGNGLVKNTLVRHIKYGLTRLSGVNAKGFFSLYDMHGKRLTTGAKRTDFQVLTRLNFGYRTLV; this comes from the coding sequence ATGTTTGTTCCTGTTGTTGATAAGCACCAAAATCCACTTATGCCTACCAAACCTTCACGGGCAAGAAAGTGGATACAAGATAAGAAGGCAACACCCTTTTGGAATCAGGGCGTATTCTGTGTGCGTCTCAACGTAGACCCTTCAGACAGATATTTCCAAGAGATTGCTGTTGGTATAGACCCTGGCAGTAAGAAGGAAGGCTTTACCGTCAAAAGCGAGGCACACACCTATTTCAACGTCCAAGCGGACGCTCACAACAAGGTTGGCAAGAAAATAGAAAAGCGTCGCATATTGCGGAGAGGTAGACGCTCTCGGAAATGTCCGAATCGGAAACAGAAAAAGCACAATCTTTCTAATCGTAATCGTATCCCTGCTGGCACGCGTGCGAGGTGGGATTGGAAACTTCGTATCCTTGACTGGCTATCCATACTGTATCCTATCACACACGTCTGTGTAGAGGATATTAAGGCACGGACAAAGCAATATCAGAAAAAGTGGAATCAATCCTTTAGTCCTTTGGAAGTCGGTAAGCAGTGGTTCTATACCGAAATACAAAAGCGTTGGAAACTGTTGACTGTACAAGGTTTTGAAACCAAAGAGATACGCGATCGCCTTGGGCTAAAGAAATCATCAAAGAAGTTAACTGAAACCTTTGATGCCCATTGCGTTGATAGTTGGTGCTTGGCGTATCACACCGTCGGGGGTTCAGAGATACCCGACACTACGAATATATTCTGTATAGCACCGATACCGATACGCAGGCGTGAACTCCATAGACAGAACCCACAGAAAGGTGGCAAGCGTCCGCGGTATGGTGGCACTGTGTTAGGGAACGGTTTGGTCAAAAATACTTTGGTCCGACATATCAAATACGGACTCACGCGTCTGTCAGGTGTTAATGCAAAAGGCTTCTTTTCTCTCTACGATATGCACGGGAAACGATTGACTACAGGCGCGAAACGCACAGATTTTCAAGTGCTGACACGCCTTAACTTTGGCTACAGAACCCTGGTCTAA
- a CDS encoding sigma-70 family RNA polymerase sigma factor: MERTEALLIADLCEGDETALAPLVEKYKRMVYRLAMQITKNHTDADDVMQETFIKVYRSIRTFRKDAAFETWLYRIAVNEALNFVKRRERRRESALEATAEGEYEVATRHQAQIASDPHVHAEKAELRHHVTKAVNSLSLKHRTVVILHEFEGLTHAEIASILNCSEGTVRSRLHYARKKLRTLLKPYVEASNI; this comes from the coding sequence GTGGAAAGAACTGAAGCATTGCTCATTGCCGATCTCTGTGAAGGCGACGAGACAGCATTGGCACCCTTGGTAGAAAAATATAAACGGATGGTTTACCGTCTCGCTATGCAGATTACCAAAAACCACACCGATGCTGATGATGTCATGCAGGAGACCTTTATTAAGGTATACCGCTCGATTCGGACGTTCCGAAAGGATGCGGCTTTTGAAACGTGGCTCTATCGAATAGCAGTCAACGAAGCACTGAACTTTGTCAAACGTAGGGAGCGGCGGCGGGAATCCGCACTTGAAGCAACGGCAGAAGGCGAATATGAAGTTGCCACAAGACACCAAGCACAGATCGCCAGTGACCCACATGTTCACGCCGAAAAAGCCGAACTTCGACACCACGTCACAAAGGCAGTTAACAGTCTCTCACTCAAGCATCGAACAGTGGTTATCCTCCATGAATTTGAAGGCTTAACGCACGCAGAGATCGCTTCAATTCTTAACTGCTCCGAGGGCACAGTCCGCTCGCGTTTGCACTATGCGCGTAAAAAACTCCGAACTTTGCTCAAACCTTACGTTGAGGCAAGTAATATTTAG